In one Saccharibacillus brassicae genomic region, the following are encoded:
- a CDS encoding type IV pilus twitching motility protein PilT, whose translation MNEHNRTIEELLREMHARGSSDLHIAVGAPPSVRIHGSLMPLAGEPVSPAEAERMAADLLGEERALRFRTEGELDFAYALPGADRFRINVYRQKGHAAISARSIPERIPTMEQLGLPGALALLAHRPQGLILVTGPTGSGKSSTLAAMIHDINTKTSKHIVTLEDPIEFMHDHRKSLVHQREVGLDTASFADGLRAALRQDPDVILVGEMRDLETISAAITAAETGHLVLATLHTTDAPKTIDRIIDAFPGHQQPQVRTQLASVLTAVISQRLLPNRGGQGRTCATEVLINTPAVANLIRSEKIHQIRSVMQTGKAHGMHTLEMNIREHLQRGQVDPAAAKEYMTEVTA comes from the coding sequence ATGAACGAACACAACCGGACAATCGAAGAGCTGCTGCGCGAGATGCACGCCAGAGGATCGTCGGACCTGCATATCGCGGTCGGCGCGCCACCGAGCGTACGCATCCACGGTTCGCTGATGCCGCTGGCCGGCGAACCGGTCAGTCCGGCGGAAGCGGAACGAATGGCGGCCGACCTGCTCGGCGAAGAACGCGCCCTTCGCTTCCGGACCGAAGGCGAACTCGACTTCGCCTATGCCCTGCCGGGCGCGGACCGGTTCCGGATCAACGTCTACCGGCAAAAAGGCCATGCGGCGATCTCGGCCCGTTCCATTCCGGAACGCATTCCGACGATGGAGCAGCTCGGCCTTCCCGGGGCGCTGGCTTTGCTGGCGCACCGGCCGCAGGGACTGATTCTCGTCACCGGCCCGACCGGCAGCGGCAAGTCTTCGACGCTCGCAGCCATGATTCACGACATCAATACGAAGACCAGCAAGCATATCGTTACGCTGGAAGATCCGATCGAATTCATGCACGACCATCGCAAATCGCTCGTCCATCAGCGCGAAGTCGGACTGGATACGGCAAGCTTCGCGGACGGCCTGCGGGCCGCGCTCCGGCAGGACCCGGACGTAATCCTGGTCGGCGAAATGCGGGATCTGGAGACGATCTCGGCGGCGATTACGGCCGCGGAGACGGGCCATCTGGTGCTGGCGACGCTGCATACGACGGACGCGCCGAAGACGATCGACCGGATCATCGACGCTTTCCCGGGCCACCAGCAGCCGCAGGTGCGCACCCAGCTCGCTTCGGTCCTGACCGCCGTCATCTCGCAGCGCCTGCTGCCGAACCGCGGCGGGCAGGGGCGGACCTGCGCGACGGAAGTGCTGATCAATACGCCGGCCGTCGCCAACCTGATCCGCTCGGAGAAGATCCACCAGATCCGCAGCGTCATGCAGACCGGCAAAGCGCACGGCATGCACACGCTGGAGATGAATATCCGCGAGCATTTGCAGCGCGGACAGGTTGATCCGGCGGCCGCCAAAGAGTACATGACGGAGGTGACCGCCTGA
- the ftsX gene encoding permease-like cell division protein FtsX, with product MNFNTLLRHFREGTKNVFRNGWMSVASMLSIIVSLALLGVALLLVLNLDRAADAADKQVEISVYLNLDIQQAEREVIEQEIRSMPEVQQLTFISKEEGLETMRERLGDAMVKGYEETGTNPLPDTLQVQVVEATTVPFVADKIMALNAAHTDEPIYEVDYGKGTAEQLFKWTQTIRIVGLVLVIGLGAMAMFLIANTIKVTIIARRREIAIMKLVGATNRFIRWPFFIEGVLVGMTGSALTLVILLYGYYRVELAAAGWAQTLFTLIPLQEIWLWFSLLILLLGFLIGAWGSTISIRKFLKV from the coding sequence ATGAATTTTAATACCCTTCTGCGGCACTTTCGCGAGGGCACGAAAAACGTATTCCGCAACGGCTGGATGTCGGTCGCTTCGATGCTGTCCATCATCGTGTCGCTGGCTCTGCTCGGCGTCGCCCTGCTGCTCGTCCTGAACCTGGACCGGGCCGCCGACGCGGCCGACAAGCAGGTCGAGATCAGCGTCTACCTCAATTTGGATATTCAGCAGGCCGAACGCGAAGTGATCGAGCAGGAGATTCGCAGCATGCCCGAAGTGCAGCAGCTGACGTTCATTTCCAAGGAAGAAGGACTTGAGACGATGCGCGAAAGACTCGGCGACGCCATGGTCAAAGGCTACGAGGAGACGGGAACGAACCCGCTTCCGGATACGCTTCAGGTGCAGGTCGTCGAAGCGACGACGGTGCCGTTCGTGGCGGACAAGATTATGGCGCTGAACGCGGCGCATACGGACGAGCCGATTTACGAAGTCGATTACGGAAAAGGCACGGCGGAACAGCTGTTCAAATGGACGCAGACCATCCGCATCGTCGGACTGGTGCTCGTCATCGGGCTCGGCGCCATGGCCATGTTCCTGATCGCGAACACGATCAAGGTCACGATCATCGCCCGCCGCAGGGAGATCGCGATCATGAAGCTGGTCGGCGCGACCAACCGCTTCATCCGCTGGCCGTTCTTTATCGAGGGCGTGCTCGTCGGCATGACGGGTTCGGCGCTGACCCTGGTCATTTTGCTGTACGGCTACTATCGGGTGGAGCTTGCCGCGGCAGGCTGGGCGCAGACCCTGTTCACCCTCATTCCGCTGCAGGAAATCTGGCTCTGGTTCAGCCTGCTGATCCTACTGCTCGGATTCCTGATCGGAGCTTGGGGCAGCACCATTTCGATCCGTAAATTTTTGAAGGTCTGA
- the pilM gene encoding pilus assembly protein PilM, whose product MLGLGSKKAGLTIEQTGVRFIQLKNNKTWEIEQQSFLPLEPGTIIENQIADEEKLRTQIRDWVEQEGLKGSRVALSVPPSQVIIRKMNISAVNPKQVEQLVALEVETGLHLPFEEPVYDFIPIGREKITQEDGIEEEVTRVLVFAAPSRLINEYIGILDEAGVKTDSVEVSATALARMTGIAQNKPFADTMLVHLEHSQMDVYMFREGNPVFMRTINLLDLADEAPMFQSESYLAQKAALGEDSLSTEQIVEITAEISRMLNFYQYSLHDGAARINELVVTGPEAIRRQLVNELRLALAEIDIQELQLEAVPGKSEDSSLNLYRVAVGAALRDDKNSLIDLLPREDRDVKVLPYALVALLLIWVLAAGGVTVTYLAQKSELADRTAQVASLQSDSQVKQLELAGLQGGGGSPAALILQLEAARMDATAVLEQLDAQLPKRGVIRDISYSQSSTIDLTVDVGKIEDAAAYLARLKRLDFVSNATIASLAEEGDTGNGSTAGATGLYAAVYSVSLQGMQAAAAQNGADAAADSTRSIGNAIAPGAASSDLTTQEESVNDGTNP is encoded by the coding sequence ATGCTGGGACTCGGAAGCAAAAAAGCGGGACTTACGATCGAACAGACCGGGGTCCGCTTCATCCAACTCAAAAACAACAAAACCTGGGAGATCGAACAGCAGAGCTTTTTGCCGCTCGAACCCGGAACCATTATCGAAAACCAGATCGCCGACGAGGAAAAGCTGCGTACGCAGATTCGGGATTGGGTCGAGCAGGAGGGCCTCAAAGGCAGCCGGGTCGCGCTGTCGGTGCCGCCTTCGCAGGTCATTATCCGCAAAATGAACATCTCCGCCGTCAATCCGAAGCAGGTGGAACAGCTGGTCGCGCTCGAAGTCGAGACCGGGCTGCATCTGCCGTTCGAAGAACCGGTGTACGATTTCATCCCGATCGGCCGCGAGAAGATTACGCAGGAAGACGGGATCGAAGAAGAAGTGACGCGGGTGCTCGTATTTGCGGCGCCGAGCCGGCTGATCAACGAATATATCGGCATTTTGGACGAAGCGGGCGTCAAGACGGACAGCGTGGAAGTGTCGGCGACGGCGCTTGCCCGGATGACCGGAATCGCGCAGAACAAGCCTTTTGCCGATACGATGCTCGTGCATCTGGAACATTCGCAAATGGACGTCTACATGTTCCGCGAAGGCAATCCGGTGTTCATGCGCACGATCAACCTGCTCGACCTGGCCGACGAAGCGCCGATGTTCCAATCCGAGTCCTACCTGGCCCAAAAAGCCGCGCTCGGGGAAGACAGCCTGTCGACCGAGCAGATCGTGGAAATTACAGCCGAAATCTCGCGTATGCTCAACTTCTACCAATACAGCCTGCATGACGGCGCCGCGCGGATCAACGAGCTGGTCGTCACCGGCCCGGAAGCGATTCGCCGGCAGCTCGTGAACGAACTGCGGCTTGCGCTGGCGGAGATCGATATTCAGGAACTGCAGCTGGAAGCCGTGCCCGGCAAAAGCGAAGATTCGTCGCTCAACCTGTACCGCGTCGCGGTCGGGGCCGCGCTGCGGGACGACAAGAACAGCCTGATCGACCTGCTGCCGCGGGAAGACCGCGACGTGAAGGTGCTGCCGTATGCGCTCGTTGCGCTGCTGCTGATCTGGGTGCTGGCGGCAGGAGGCGTGACGGTCACTTATCTGGCTCAAAAAAGCGAACTGGCCGACCGGACCGCGCAGGTCGCGTCGCTTCAGTCGGACAGCCAGGTCAAGCAGCTCGAATTGGCCGGCCTGCAAGGAGGCGGAGGCTCTCCGGCCGCGCTGATCCTGCAGCTGGAAGCCGCGCGCATGGACGCGACGGCGGTATTGGAGCAGTTGGACGCCCAGCTTCCGAAGCGCGGCGTCATCCGCGACATCTCCTATTCGCAAAGCAGCACGATCGACCTGACGGTCGACGTGGGCAAGATCGAAGACGCCGCGGCTTATCTGGCCCGGTTGAAGCGTCTCGATTTCGTCTCGAACGCCACGATTGCCAGCCTCGCGGAAGAAGGCGACACGGGGAACGGAAGCACGGCAGGCGCGACCGGCTTGTACGCGGCCGTGTACAGCGTGTCCCTGCAGGGGATGCAGGCCGCTGCTGCGCAGAACGGAGCGGACGCGGCCGCCGACTCGACGCGGTCGATCGGCAACGCGATCGCGCCGGGTGCGGCGTCTTCGGATCTTACGACACAGGAGGAAAGCGTCAATGATGGAACGAATCCATAA
- a CDS encoding prepilin-type N-terminal cleavage/methylation domain-containing protein, producing the protein MNEAAGMVNEVEVKKAGKSKFMQSVLRKMGKEEKGFTLIELLAVLVIIAIIAVIAIPLIGNIINKSRDNGDLSTASQVYNAARMYVIDTKNGDFQKAATVTLKEMVDGKYIEKDIVLPSSKAALVEGTQVTFDKTGALTEVILNDGEKYTFTAKEVLSATKTPAKTP; encoded by the coding sequence ATGAACGAAGCAGCAGGAATGGTCAATGAAGTAGAAGTCAAGAAAGCCGGCAAATCGAAGTTCATGCAAAGCGTACTGAGAAAAATGGGCAAAGAAGAAAAAGGCTTCACCCTGATCGAGCTCTTGGCCGTACTGGTTATCATCGCGATCATCGCGGTTATCGCGATTCCTCTGATCGGTAACATCATCAACAAGTCGAGAGACAACGGCGACTTGAGCACGGCGAGCCAAGTTTACAACGCTGCTAGAATGTACGTTATCGATACGAAAAACGGAGATTTCCAAAAGGCTGCTACAGTAACTCTGAAAGAAATGGTTGATGGAAAGTACATTGAAAAAGACATTGTACTGCCAAGTTCCAAAGCAGCGCTGGTTGAAGGAACTCAAGTTACTTTTGATAAAACTGGAGCCTTGACAGAAGTTATTTTGAATGATGGTGAAAAATATACATTTACTGCTAAAGAAGTATTGAGTGCTACCAAAACACCGGCTAAAACTCCTTAA
- a CDS encoding S41 family peptidase: protein MVKKRTAVLLVILAMIIGGGAMLALTNYPIFASSGASSSASASTGLSRVDMNKLNAAVKLIEDNYYKEVDHEKLVTGAINGIVGSLEDPYSAYMPAEQASEFNESIQGSFTGIGAEVELKNEQVTVISPIKGSPAEKAGVQAKDVLLSVDGESLAGLDLQTAVSKIRGPKGSKVTVMIKRPGTQDPIKFEITRSDIKLETVNARMEDGGIGIIEVTQFSTNTGERFKEELSKLEQKGMEGLVIDLRSNPGGLLDVVVDMSKEFVPKGSIIVQEEERGVARKVFRSSGTAKLKDYPVTVLINGGSASASEIMAGALQESAGAKLLGENSFGKGTVQTSVPNELGKGTLLKLTIAKWLTPDAEWIHEKGIKPDEKVSQPDYFTVAPINKEKTWKSDMNNESIKSAQVMLSGLGYDTKRKDGYFDAETKKQVQAFQQAQKMTVSGMIDEKTAVALEAATLEAITDPANDTQLNRAIKELKQGTLAPASNS, encoded by the coding sequence ATGGTGAAAAAACGGACAGCGGTTCTGTTGGTCATTCTGGCAATGATCATCGGAGGGGGAGCGATGCTGGCCTTGACGAATTATCCGATCTTCGCAAGCAGCGGAGCGAGTTCAAGTGCAAGCGCAAGTACCGGACTGAGCCGGGTCGACATGAACAAGCTCAATGCGGCGGTCAAGCTGATCGAAGACAACTATTACAAGGAAGTGGATCACGAGAAGCTCGTGACGGGCGCGATCAACGGCATCGTCGGCTCGCTCGAAGATCCGTATTCCGCTTATATGCCGGCCGAACAGGCGAGCGAGTTCAACGAGTCGATCCAGGGTTCGTTTACCGGAATCGGCGCGGAAGTGGAACTGAAGAACGAACAGGTGACGGTCATCTCCCCGATCAAGGGATCGCCGGCTGAAAAAGCGGGCGTGCAGGCCAAAGACGTCCTGCTGTCGGTCGACGGCGAATCGCTGGCGGGGCTTGACCTGCAGACGGCCGTATCCAAAATTCGCGGTCCCAAAGGCAGCAAAGTGACGGTCATGATCAAGCGTCCGGGCACGCAGGACCCGATCAAGTTCGAGATTACCCGCTCGGATATCAAGCTGGAGACCGTGAACGCGCGGATGGAAGACGGCGGCATCGGCATTATCGAAGTGACGCAGTTCTCGACCAACACGGGCGAACGGTTCAAGGAAGAACTGTCCAAGCTTGAGCAAAAAGGCATGGAAGGGCTCGTGATCGATCTGCGCAGCAATCCGGGCGGCCTGCTCGACGTCGTCGTCGACATGTCCAAGGAATTCGTGCCGAAAGGCAGCATCATCGTGCAGGAAGAAGAACGCGGCGTGGCGCGCAAAGTGTTCCGTTCGTCGGGCACGGCAAAGCTCAAAGATTACCCGGTCACGGTCTTGATCAACGGCGGCAGCGCAAGCGCGTCGGAGATCATGGCGGGCGCGCTTCAAGAATCCGCGGGAGCCAAGCTGCTCGGGGAGAACTCGTTCGGCAAAGGCACCGTGCAGACGAGCGTTCCGAACGAACTCGGCAAAGGCACGCTGCTCAAACTGACCATCGCCAAATGGCTGACGCCGGATGCCGAATGGATTCACGAAAAAGGAATCAAACCGGACGAGAAAGTCAGCCAGCCGGACTATTTCACCGTCGCTCCGATCAACAAGGAGAAGACATGGAAATCCGACATGAACAACGAAAGCATCAAAAGCGCGCAGGTCATGCTGAGCGGACTCGGCTATGACACCAAGCGCAAAGACGGATATTTCGATGCCGAAACGAAGAAACAGGTTCAAGCGTTCCAACAAGCGCAAAAGATGACGGTCAGCGGCATGATCGACGAAAAAACGGCGGTCGCTCTCGAAGCGGCCACGCTTGAAGCGATTACCGATCCGGCCAACGATACCCAGTTGAATCGGGCGATCAAGGAATTGAAGCAGGGAACGCTCGCTCCGGCGTCGAACTCCTAA
- the ftsE gene encoding cell division ATP-binding protein FtsE has protein sequence MIDMQDVWKTYPNGTHALQGVSLQIDRSEFVYVVGPSGAGKSTFMKLIYREEVPTKGQISVNGFNLGKLKQRNIPLLRRNIGVIFQDYRLLPKLTAYENVAFAMEVIEAPRKIMKKRVMEVLDLVGLKSKANREPAHLSGGEQQRVAIARAIVNNPSVIVADEPTGNLDPETSWGIMQLLDEINFRGTTIVMATHNKEIVNTMRKRVLAIENGHVVRDQLRGEYGYEF, from the coding sequence GTGATCGACATGCAGGATGTGTGGAAGACATATCCGAACGGAACCCACGCGCTTCAAGGGGTTTCGCTCCAGATCGACCGCAGCGAATTCGTCTACGTCGTCGGCCCTTCGGGCGCCGGCAAATCGACGTTCATGAAGCTGATCTACAGGGAAGAAGTGCCGACCAAGGGACAGATTTCCGTGAACGGATTCAACCTCGGCAAGCTCAAGCAGCGCAATATTCCGCTGCTGCGCCGGAATATCGGGGTTATTTTCCAGGATTATCGTCTGCTGCCGAAACTGACCGCTTACGAAAACGTCGCCTTCGCGATGGAAGTCATCGAGGCGCCGAGAAAGATCATGAAGAAAAGAGTCATGGAAGTGCTCGACCTGGTCGGGCTGAAGAGCAAAGCGAATCGCGAACCGGCGCATCTGTCCGGCGGCGAGCAGCAGCGCGTGGCGATCGCCCGTGCGATCGTCAACAACCCTTCGGTCATCGTCGCGGACGAGCCGACCGGCAACCTCGACCCGGAGACGTCGTGGGGCATCATGCAGCTGCTCGACGAGATCAATTTCCGCGGCACGACGATCGTCATGGCGACCCACAACAAGGAGATCGTCAACACGATGCGCAAGCGGGTCTTGGCGATCGAGAACGGGCACGTCGTGCGCGACCAGCTGAGGGGAGAATACGGTTATGAATTTTAA
- a CDS encoding type II secretion system F family protein, which translates to MAQFEYQVRTGSGKRLKGKMNASDKAAAMEELRKRGLKVFSLVEKNNTVLSKEIYIGNPVKSIHFIIYCRQFATLMRAGITIVDATTILAGQTESKALKSALIQVSSSLLKGIPFSQAVQEHRKIFPSLFVSMVRAGEETGDLEGTLDRLAMFFEKQHSTREKVKSALTYPATVAVLAIVSTVYLLWAIVPQFITMFDSFDAELPAITIAVLALSNSIQHYWYLWGLAILILIAAFFVAKRTEQGAYWIDYMKLKVPVFGKLNQKSSIAQFTRTFSSLYASAVPVLQSLTIVEDVAGNRVIGQVIRSAGDSLRQGRSLSGPLEKSWVFPPLVTQMIAIGEETGALGDMLAKVADFYEMDVDNTVDRLKSLLEPLLIVFLAAVVGTIMAAIMLPMFTLYSSF; encoded by the coding sequence ATGGCGCAGTTCGAATATCAGGTGCGAACCGGCAGCGGCAAGCGGCTCAAAGGCAAGATGAACGCGAGCGACAAAGCCGCCGCCATGGAAGAACTCCGCAAACGCGGATTGAAAGTCTTCTCGCTCGTCGAGAAGAACAATACGGTCTTGTCCAAAGAAATCTATATCGGCAATCCGGTCAAGTCGATCCATTTCATCATCTACTGCCGCCAGTTCGCCACGCTGATGCGCGCCGGCATCACCATCGTGGACGCGACGACGATCCTGGCCGGACAGACCGAGAGCAAAGCGCTCAAAAGCGCCTTGATCCAGGTCTCGTCGAGCCTGCTCAAAGGCATTCCGTTCTCGCAGGCCGTGCAGGAACACCGCAAAATCTTTCCGTCTCTGTTCGTGAGCATGGTGCGGGCGGGGGAAGAGACGGGGGACCTCGAAGGCACGCTGGATCGCCTGGCGATGTTCTTCGAGAAGCAGCACTCGACCCGGGAAAAAGTGAAGTCGGCGCTGACTTACCCGGCGACGGTCGCCGTCTTGGCGATCGTATCCACGGTGTATCTGCTGTGGGCGATCGTGCCGCAGTTCATCACGATGTTCGATTCGTTCGACGCGGAACTGCCGGCGATCACGATTGCGGTTCTGGCGCTCAGCAACAGCATCCAGCATTACTGGTACTTATGGGGGCTCGCGATCCTGATTCTTATCGCCGCTTTCTTCGTGGCCAAGCGTACCGAACAGGGCGCGTACTGGATCGATTACATGAAGCTCAAAGTTCCGGTGTTCGGCAAGCTGAATCAGAAAAGCTCGATCGCGCAGTTCACCCGTACGTTCTCTTCATTATATGCAAGCGCCGTGCCCGTCCTGCAGTCGCTGACGATCGTCGAAGACGTCGCCGGCAACCGGGTCATCGGCCAGGTTATCCGCAGCGCCGGCGATTCGCTCCGTCAGGGACGTTCGCTCTCGGGGCCGTTGGAAAAATCGTGGGTCTTCCCGCCGCTCGTCACGCAGATGATCGCGATCGGCGAAGAGACCGGAGCATTGGGGGACATGCTCGCCAAAGTCGCCGATTTCTACGAGATGGACGTGGACAACACGGTCGATCGGTTGAAATCGCTGCTGGAACCGCTGCTGATCGTGTTTCTGGCGGCGGTAGTCGGAACGATCATGGCCGCGATCATGCTGCCGATGTTTACGTTATACAGCAGTTTTTAA
- a CDS encoding prepilin peptidase, which produces MTIFIAIYVTVVGLLFGSFFNVVGLRVPVGESVVHPPSRCGNCGTRLGAKDMVPVFSYMFSKGKCRHCGIKFSPIYPLFEAATGILFLWMFLRFGLTGAAGLGLVLVSLCVIVTVADLKYMLIPNKVLLFFAPILIVLRLAFMDAPWWHYGLGGLFGGGLILLIVLLTQGGMGMGDVKLFALCGFVLGIGPAVLAFMLACALGTIVGVLLISFKIVQRRQPVPFGPWLALGTLIAYLYGTQIIGGYFSLIG; this is translated from the coding sequence ATGACTATTTTTATCGCCATCTACGTCACCGTCGTGGGCCTGTTATTCGGCTCTTTTTTCAATGTCGTCGGCCTTCGGGTTCCTGTAGGGGAGTCCGTCGTGCATCCGCCGTCGCGCTGCGGGAACTGCGGTACGCGTCTGGGCGCCAAAGACATGGTTCCGGTATTCAGCTATATGTTTTCAAAAGGTAAATGCAGGCACTGCGGGATCAAATTCTCGCCGATCTACCCGCTGTTCGAAGCGGCGACCGGAATCCTTTTCCTCTGGATGTTTCTGCGCTTCGGCCTGACGGGGGCAGCCGGGCTCGGTCTCGTGCTGGTCAGCCTGTGCGTGATCGTCACGGTGGCGGATTTGAAATACATGCTCATTCCGAACAAAGTGCTGCTCTTTTTCGCGCCGATCCTGATCGTGCTGCGCCTGGCGTTCATGGACGCGCCGTGGTGGCATTACGGATTGGGCGGCCTGTTCGGCGGCGGGCTGATCCTGTTGATCGTGCTGCTGACCCAAGGCGGCATGGGCATGGGGGACGTCAAGCTGTTCGCGCTGTGCGGATTCGTGCTCGGGATCGGGCCGGCCGTGCTCGCGTTCATGCTGGCCTGCGCGCTGGGCACGATCGTGGGCGTACTTCTGATTTCTTTTAAAATCGTGCAGCGCCGTCAGCCCGTTCCGTTCGGACCGTGGCTTGCGCTGGGCACGCTGATCGCTTATCTCTACGGAACGCAGATTATCGGCGGATATTTCTCGCTGATCGGTTAG
- a CDS encoding murein hydrolase activator EnvC family protein: protein MKKTASVLAGLLLAAAIVQPASLHAASAPSTDKIDRQLQELQQKEKKAQAQKKSAESNKKKAEHYKNKTAEYLEQVLANIEAVGSKLTQVTVELSETEMQLEQTEQDLEAAKKRIAEREGLLDTRVRMMYTDGAVSYLDVLMASADFGDFLGRADSIKRIIGQDNTILEDHKRDQQIVIEKQADLETQHAKQKTLLAEVEAHKKELDSKEQEKRELIAKYELDIEEAGEISQEQDSMLVEFATKRSDLEREKREIEEARRRAAAEAALRVAQEKARQAAAAQQAEEQRLAEAEAAKAQAEVQAAQSPSSSDYSYNAESTPAPEATPDTGSTAAPGSGLMLTPVDHYRMSSGFGTRVHPITGKIKKHTGVDMAAPQGTDIHAAEGGVVTVAQWWNGYGNTVVIDHGNGIWTLYGHIRDGGVMVSSGQTVQRGQKIAEIGSTGNSTGPHLHFEVRENGEPVNPGPYLGW from the coding sequence TTGAAAAAAACAGCTTCGGTATTGGCCGGCCTTTTGTTGGCCGCAGCGATCGTTCAGCCCGCCAGCCTCCATGCCGCTTCCGCTCCTTCGACAGACAAGATCGATCGCCAGCTTCAAGAGCTGCAGCAGAAGGAAAAGAAAGCGCAGGCCCAGAAAAAATCGGCGGAATCCAACAAAAAGAAAGCCGAGCATTACAAAAATAAAACGGCGGAGTACCTGGAGCAGGTGCTGGCGAATATCGAAGCGGTAGGCAGCAAGCTGACCCAGGTTACCGTGGAGCTGTCGGAGACCGAAATGCAGCTGGAGCAGACCGAACAAGATCTCGAAGCCGCCAAGAAGCGCATCGCGGAGCGCGAAGGGCTGCTCGATACCCGCGTTCGTATGATGTACACCGACGGCGCCGTTTCTTATCTCGACGTATTGATGGCTTCGGCCGATTTCGGCGATTTCCTCGGCCGGGCCGATTCGATCAAGCGGATCATCGGCCAGGACAACACGATCCTAGAAGACCACAAGCGCGATCAGCAGATCGTGATCGAGAAGCAGGCGGATCTGGAGACGCAGCATGCCAAGCAGAAGACGCTGCTCGCCGAAGTGGAAGCCCACAAAAAAGAGCTCGACTCCAAAGAGCAGGAAAAGCGCGAGCTGATCGCCAAGTACGAGCTGGACATCGAAGAAGCCGGCGAGATCAGCCAGGAGCAGGATTCCATGCTGGTCGAGTTCGCGACGAAGCGTTCCGATCTGGAACGCGAGAAGCGCGAGATCGAAGAAGCGCGCCGCAGAGCGGCGGCAGAAGCGGCGCTGCGCGTCGCGCAGGAGAAAGCGCGTCAGGCTGCGGCGGCCCAGCAGGCCGAAGAACAGCGTCTGGCCGAAGCGGAAGCCGCCAAAGCGCAGGCTGAAGTGCAGGCGGCGCAGTCTCCGTCTTCGAGCGACTATTCGTACAACGCGGAGAGCACTCCGGCGCCCGAAGCGACGCCGGATACCGGTTCGACGGCCGCGCCCGGCAGCGGCTTGATGCTGACGCCGGTCGATCATTACCGGATGTCGTCGGGCTTCGGCACGCGCGTGCACCCGATCACGGGCAAAATCAAGAAGCATACGGGCGTCGATATGGCCGCTCCGCAGGGCACCGACATCCATGCCGCCGAAGGCGGCGTCGTCACGGTAGCCCAGTGGTGGAACGGTTACGGCAACACCGTCGTAATCGACCACGGCAACGGCATCTGGACGCTGTACGGCCATATTCGCGACGGCGGCGTCATGGTCTCGTCGGGCCAGACGGTGCAGCGCGGACAGAAGATCGCCGAGATCGGCTCGACCGGCAATTCGACCGGTCCCCACCTGCATTTCGAAGTGCGCGAAAACGGCGAACCGGTCAATCCCGGCCCTTACCTGGGCTGGTAA